In Monodelphis domestica isolate mMonDom1 chromosome 4, mMonDom1.pri, whole genome shotgun sequence, one DNA window encodes the following:
- the ZFP36 gene encoding mRNA decay activator protein ZFP36, whose translation MDGSATSGGKPKSASMDLCALYEKLLSLNPVASATRGELELEPELGWASRSPWSNLADLEPAASPPRPSDPPIPRPPGRSTSLVEGRSWVPPPPGFEPLPPRAGPVPSEGAAGAASSSRYKTELCRTFSESGKCRYGSKCQFAHGPGELRPASRHPKYKTELCRKLLILGSCPYGSRCHFIHYPSDFLSGAVAHPPPLRQSLSFSGVPSARRRGSPTLSPPGLPDLPFPLGFSSPPSSPPPLATAPGDLLFLPSAFSAAPGQVPRGATAGEACCPSCRQSTGSWGPVRDALGLGLARSPSAHSLGSEPDDQASSGGSSLGGSDSPVFEVAVGGAFAPSNSHLLAPAPTRRLPIFNRLSVSD comes from the exons ATGGACGGAAGCGCGACGTCAGGCGGGAAGCCCAAGTCCGCCAGCATGGACCTGTGCGCCCTCTACGAG AAGCTGCTCTCTCTGAACCCGGTGGCGTCGGCGACCCGAGGGGAGCTGGAACTGGAGCCCGAGCTGGGCTGGGCCTCTCGAAGCCCCTGGAGTAACCTCGCCGACCTGGAGCCCGCGGCGTCTCCCCCGCGGCCCTCGGACCCCCCTATCCCCCGACCTCCGGGCCGCTCCACCAGCCTGGTGGAGGGCCGCTCCTGGGTGCCGCCGCCGCCGGGCTTTGAGCCCCTGCCGCCCAGGGCCGGGCCCGTGCCGTCGGAAGGCGCCGCCGGGGCCGCCTCGTCGTCCAGGTACAAGACGGAGCTGTGCCGGACCTTCTCCGAGAGCGGCAAGTGCCGCTACGGCTCCAAGTGCCAATTCGCCCATGGGCCCGGCGAGCTGCGGCCGGCCAGCCGCCACCCCAAGTACAAGACGGAGCTGTGTCGCAAGCTGTTAATCCTGGGCTCCTGCCCCTACGGGAGCCGGTGCCACTTCATCCACTACCCGTCCGACTTCCTGTCCGGTGCCGTGGCTCACCCGCCCCCCCTGCGGCAGAGCCTCAGCTTCTCCGGTGTGCCTTCTGCCCGGCGCCGCGGCTCCCCCACCCTGAGCCCTCCAGGGCTGCCGGACCTGCCGTTCCCCTTGggcttctcctcccctccttcttctccGCCCCCGCTGGCCACCGCCCCCGGGGACCTCCTTTTCTTGCCTTCCGCCTTCTCGGCTGCCCCTGGTCAGGTGCCCCGGGGAGCCACAGCGGGAGAAGCCTGTTGCCCCTCCTGCCGCCAGAGCACGGGCTCCTGGGGGCCCGTAAGGGACgccctggggctggggctggccCGCAGCCCTTCGGCTCACTCCCTGGGCTCCGAGCCAGACGACCAGGCCAGCAGTGGGGGCAGCAGCCTGGGAGGCTCCGACTCTCCGGTGTTTGAGGTGGCCGTGGGGGGAGCCTTTGCCCCCTCTAACTCTCACCTCCTGGCCCCGGCTCCCACCCGGCGCCTTCCTATTTTCAACCGGCTCTCTGTGTCCGACTGA